The following proteins are co-located in the Desulfovermiculus halophilus DSM 18834 genome:
- the polX gene encoding DNA polymerase/3'-5' exonuclease PolX, with protein sequence MPAHNKDVASMFEELADILEIEGANPFRVRAYRNGARAVSGLAHNLRELVSREEDLTEYPGIGRELAGKIKEIVQTGSLSALEKARQRVSPELVSLLHVQGLGPKRIKALHDELGVNSAADLQQAAAEGKVAQLSGFGPKIQKNILAEVKRFQSQEKRFKLAVVEDVAQDLVRQLQKQEGVQEVTVAGSFRRRKETVGDLDILVTGSGSDEVMQALIEYEDVRQVLAHGRTKSSVVLKNGLQVDLRFVEPESFGAALHYFTGSKAHNIAVRRLALDLELKVNEYGVFRGETQIAGASENEVYSCVGLPYIQPELREDRGELEAGAKGLLPTLIEETDLRGDLHVHTTASDGMNTLEDLAQAARELGYEYLGISDHTRNLGMAGGLDEQRLVEQIEEIEAVNDRLSGMTLLKGSEVDILKDGSLDLPDWILQKLDLCICSVHTAFNLSAEKQTERILRAMDNPNCTILGHPSGRLIGAREAYALDMERILRGARERGCILELNSQPDRLDLDDISCKAAKELGVKVAISSDAHQIGNLGLVRFGVGQARRGWLEAGDVVNTRSLAELREILQRW encoded by the coding sequence ATGCCGGCACACAACAAGGACGTCGCCTCCATGTTCGAAGAGCTGGCCGATATCCTGGAGATTGAAGGGGCCAATCCCTTCCGGGTCAGGGCCTATCGCAACGGGGCCCGGGCTGTCAGCGGGCTTGCGCACAATTTACGCGAGCTGGTCAGCCGGGAGGAGGATCTGACCGAGTATCCCGGCATCGGCCGGGAGCTGGCCGGCAAGATCAAGGAAATTGTGCAAACCGGGTCCCTGTCGGCTCTGGAGAAGGCCAGGCAGCGGGTGTCGCCGGAACTGGTCAGCCTCCTGCATGTTCAGGGCCTGGGGCCCAAACGGATCAAGGCCCTGCACGACGAGCTGGGGGTGAACTCAGCGGCTGATCTGCAGCAGGCGGCTGCGGAGGGCAAAGTGGCCCAGCTGTCCGGGTTCGGCCCAAAGATCCAGAAGAATATCCTGGCGGAGGTCAAGCGGTTTCAGAGCCAGGAGAAGCGGTTCAAGCTGGCTGTTGTGGAGGATGTTGCACAGGATCTGGTCCGGCAACTGCAAAAGCAGGAAGGAGTGCAGGAGGTGACAGTGGCCGGAAGCTTCCGGCGGCGCAAGGAAACAGTGGGCGATTTGGATATCCTGGTCACCGGGTCCGGTTCGGACGAAGTCATGCAGGCCTTGATCGAGTACGAGGATGTGCGGCAGGTGCTGGCTCACGGGCGGACCAAGTCCTCAGTGGTCCTGAAAAACGGGCTGCAGGTAGATCTGCGCTTTGTGGAGCCGGAATCCTTCGGCGCGGCCCTGCATTACTTTACCGGCTCCAAGGCCCATAATATCGCTGTCCGCCGCCTGGCCCTGGATCTGGAGCTCAAGGTCAATGAATACGGAGTCTTCCGGGGTGAGACCCAGATCGCGGGCGCAAGCGAGAACGAGGTGTACTCCTGCGTGGGGCTGCCCTATATTCAACCAGAACTGCGGGAAGACAGAGGGGAGCTGGAGGCCGGGGCAAAGGGGCTGCTCCCCACGCTGATTGAAGAGACGGACCTGCGGGGGGACCTGCATGTGCATACCACGGCCTCGGACGGGATGAACACCTTGGAAGATCTGGCGCAGGCAGCCCGGGAGCTGGGCTATGAATACCTGGGGATAAGCGATCATACCCGCAACCTGGGCATGGCCGGCGGTCTGGACGAGCAAAGGCTTGTGGAGCAGATCGAGGAGATAGAGGCTGTGAATGACCGCCTGTCCGGGATGACCCTGCTCAAGGGATCAGAGGTGGATATCCTCAAGGACGGGAGCCTGGATCTGCCGGATTGGATCCTGCAGAAGCTGGACCTCTGCATCTGCTCGGTGCACACAGCCTTCAACCTGTCGGCTGAGAAACAGACCGAGCGGATTCTGCGGGCCATGGACAACCCCAACTGCACGATTCTGGGGCATCCCAGCGGGCGGCTGATCGGGGCCAGGGAGGCCTATGCCCTGGATATGGAACGTATTCTGCGTGGGGCTAGGGAGAGAGGATGCATCCTGGAGCTGAACAGTCAGCCGGACCGTCTGGACCTGGATGACATCTCCTGCAAGGCGGCCAAAGAGCTGGGGGTGAAGGTGGCCATATCCTCGGACGCTCATCAGATCGGAAATCTCGGGCTGGTCCGCTTCGGGGTGGGGCAGGCCAGACGGGGATGGCTGGAGGCAGGGGATGTGGTCAATACCAGGTCCCTGGCCGAGCTGAGGGAGATTCTCCAGAGGTGGTAA
- a CDS encoding type II toxin-antitoxin system Phd/YefM family antitoxin, which translates to MRTTDYLSATMLAKKTSATLDALEQGETEKLIILKNNAPKAILMSMESYEAMQEEIEDLRLTALALARSESFDPEKALSHDSMLEKFGA; encoded by the coding sequence ATGCGAACAACTGATTACCTCTCAGCCACAATGCTTGCCAAAAAGACATCCGCCACTCTGGATGCTTTGGAACAGGGCGAGACCGAAAAGCTCATCATCTTGAAGAACAACGCCCCCAAGGCCATTCTCATGTCAATGGAGAGCTACGAAGCCATGCAGGAAGAGATCGAGGATCTTCGACTGACTGCCCTGGCCCTGGCTCGCTCGGAGAGCTTTGATCCCGAGAAAGCACTTTCCCATGACTCTATGCTTGAAAAATTTGGTGCATGA
- a CDS encoding type II toxin-antitoxin system VapC family toxin — protein sequence MTSVGLDTCVVLRLLMGVPEEQAQRAFWFVKDCYQKQIKVQVSDLVIQETYHALSYHYQVPVKEAVECLRDFLASKMVTSTGQALLVLQEYPGAGPGFADRLIRRDYLQGTVDTVFTFDKKFSQLSNMQKL from the coding sequence ATGACCTCTGTTGGTTTGGATACATGCGTTGTTTTGCGATTATTAATGGGTGTTCCTGAAGAACAAGCTCAGAGAGCATTTTGGTTTGTTAAAGATTGTTACCAGAAACAGATAAAGGTCCAGGTTTCTGACCTGGTCATCCAAGAAACATATCATGCACTGTCCTATCACTATCAGGTTCCTGTAAAAGAAGCGGTGGAATGCCTTCGTGATTTTCTAGCCTCGAAAATGGTCACCAGTACCGGACAGGCTTTGCTGGTCCTTCAAGAGTATCCGGGAGCAGGTCCTGGATTTGCTGATCGTCTCATAAGAAGAGATTATCTTCAGGGCACGGTCGATACGGTGTTTACCTTTGATAAGAAATTTTCTCAGCTCTCCAATATGCAGAAGCTCTAA
- a CDS encoding CocE/NonD family hydrolase, producing MKIVSTFPRPVREIFNEWIPMSDGCRLAARIWLPEDAETDPVPAILEYIPYRKNDLTAERDVQHHAYIAGHGYACVRVDIRGSGESEGVLEDEYLQLELDDGLEIIQWLAEQPWCSGRVGMIGISWGGFNGLQLAALQPPALKAVISLCSTDDRYSDDIHHMGGCLLGDNLSWASTMFSHNSCPPDPRIVGDSWRDMWMQRLDGSGLWLAKWLKHQRRDEYWKHGSVCEDFSCIQCPVMAVSGWADGYSNAVMRLLANLQVPRKGLIGPWSHLYPHLGRPGPAIGFLQEALRWWDQWLKDTDTGIMDDPMLRVWMQESVAPSTSYDHRPGRWVVEDTWPGRNTRPVDYHLGFAWMGSQEEIHEEDGLTVQSPLSVGLFAGKWCSYSAPPDLPHDQRDEDGGAMTFDSDVLEEDMEILGPPVVELDLSSNRPVAMIAVRLSDILPDDKATRVTYGLLNLTHRNGHEHPEPLEPGKRYRVRIQMNDIAQRFPAGNRIRLAISTVYWPLAWPSPAPVRLTVYRKTSRLILPVRLPNPKDAEVRPFAQPEAAPALNKTLIQPTRQSWTVVRDLAKDESRLEVINDEGVYRIDDIDLEVASKVIENYVFCDDDYNSLRGETIWERSFRRGAWEVTTKARTLLTSSATHFHIRADLDAFEGDSRVFSRSWDEQIPRDLV from the coding sequence GTGAAAATTGTCAGCACCTTTCCTCGCCCGGTCCGGGAGATATTCAATGAGTGGATTCCCATGTCCGACGGATGCCGGCTGGCCGCCCGGATCTGGCTGCCGGAGGACGCGGAAACCGATCCCGTCCCGGCTATCCTGGAATATATCCCCTATCGAAAGAACGATCTGACCGCAGAGCGGGATGTGCAGCACCATGCATACATTGCCGGACACGGCTACGCCTGCGTGCGGGTGGATATCCGGGGCAGCGGTGAATCCGAAGGCGTGCTGGAGGATGAATATCTCCAGCTGGAGCTGGATGACGGACTGGAGATCATCCAGTGGCTGGCGGAGCAGCCCTGGTGCTCGGGCCGGGTGGGCATGATCGGGATTTCCTGGGGCGGGTTCAACGGCCTGCAGCTGGCCGCTCTCCAGCCCCCGGCCCTGAAGGCGGTTATCTCTTTGTGTTCCACAGACGACCGCTACTCCGACGACATCCATCACATGGGCGGCTGTCTGCTGGGGGACAATCTGTCCTGGGCCTCGACCATGTTCAGCCACAACAGCTGTCCGCCCGATCCGCGGATTGTGGGGGACTCATGGCGGGACATGTGGATGCAGCGGCTGGACGGCAGCGGGCTGTGGCTGGCCAAGTGGCTCAAGCATCAACGCAGGGACGAGTACTGGAAGCACGGCTCGGTGTGCGAGGATTTCTCCTGCATTCAGTGCCCGGTCATGGCCGTCAGCGGGTGGGCGGACGGGTACTCCAACGCGGTGATGCGCCTTTTGGCCAATCTGCAGGTCCCGCGCAAGGGGCTGATCGGCCCCTGGAGCCACCTCTATCCCCATTTGGGCCGGCCGGGGCCGGCCATTGGATTTCTGCAGGAAGCCCTGCGCTGGTGGGACCAGTGGCTTAAGGACACAGACACCGGGATCATGGATGACCCCATGCTTCGGGTCTGGATGCAGGAAAGCGTGGCCCCGTCCACCAGCTACGACCACCGGCCGGGACGCTGGGTGGTGGAAGATACGTGGCCGGGCCGGAATACAAGGCCTGTGGACTATCATTTGGGGTTTGCCTGGATGGGGTCGCAGGAGGAGATACATGAGGAGGACGGGCTGACCGTGCAGTCTCCACTCAGCGTGGGCCTGTTTGCCGGGAAGTGGTGCTCCTACAGCGCGCCCCCGGATCTTCCCCACGATCAGCGGGATGAGGACGGCGGGGCCATGACCTTTGATTCCGATGTGTTGGAAGAAGATATGGAGATTCTGGGCCCGCCGGTGGTGGAGCTGGATCTGTCCTCCAACCGGCCGGTGGCCATGATTGCCGTCCGCCTCTCGGATATCCTGCCCGACGACAAAGCCACCCGGGTGACCTACGGGCTGCTCAATCTGACCCATCGCAACGGCCATGAGCATCCAGAGCCCCTTGAACCGGGGAAGCGGTACCGGGTCAGGATCCAGATGAACGATATCGCCCAGAGATTCCCGGCCGGCAATCGGATCCGCCTGGCCATCTCCACTGTGTACTGGCCCCTGGCCTGGCCTTCCCCGGCCCCGGTTCGGCTGACCGTGTACCGGAAGACAAGCCGGCTTATTCTGCCGGTTCGCCTCCCCAATCCCAAGGATGCGGAGGTCAGGCCCTTTGCCCAGCCGGAGGCGGCTCCTGCCCTGAACAAGACATTGATCCAGCCCACCCGGCAGTCGTGGACTGTGGTCCGGGATTTGGCCAAGGACGAATCCAGGCTGGAGGTGATCAACGACGAGGGCGTGTACAGGATTGATGATATCGACCTGGAGGTGGCCAGCAAGGTCATTGAGAATTATGTCTTTTGCGATGACGACTACAATTCCCTGCGCGGAGAGACCATATGGGAGCGCAGTTTCAGGCGCGGAGCGTGGGAGGTGACCACAAAGGCCCGGACCCTGCTCACATCAAGTGCAACCCATTTTCATATCCGGGCTGATCTGGACGCCTTTGAAGGGGACAGCCGGGTGTTCAGCCGAAGCTGGGATGAACAGATCCCCCGGGATTTGGTGTAG
- a CDS encoding DUF4258 domain-containing protein, translated as MFWTYHVNMRLRQRSIRRSWILESVESYILIESYPEDKYLPSCLVWSKYDDEIFHILLGVDTNENNVRVITSYRPDPAEWTNNFKKRRIK; from the coding sequence ATGTTTTGGACCTATCACGTAAATATGCGACTTCGACAGAGATCAATACGTCGTTCTTGGATTTTGGAATCTGTTGAGAGCTATATTCTGATCGAATCTTACCCTGAGGATAAGTACTTGCCAAGTTGTTTAGTGTGGTCAAAATACGATGATGAAATATTTCATATTCTTCTTGGTGTAGATACAAACGAGAATAATGTACGTGTAATTACATCCTATAGGCCAGATCCTGCTGAGTGGACTAACAATTTCAAGAAAAGGCGTATCAAATGA
- the ettA gene encoding energy-dependent translational throttle protein EttA has translation MSHDEPNKIIYSMMGVSKHYNHQPVIKDISLSYFYGAKIGVIGLNASGKSSLLRIMAGVDQDFEGETHLAPGYSVGYLEQEPELDQAKTVRDVVAEGAQEAFDLLQEFEEINAKFAEPMDDQAMDKLINRQAEVQSKLDAVNAWDIESRLDMAMEALRCPPGDTQVANISGGEKRRVALCRLLIRQPDILLLDEPTNHLDAETVAWLEHHLQAYPGTVIAVTHDRYFLNNVAGWILELDRGVGVPWKGNYASWLEQKKTKMQQEKRVDKKWRTTLARELEWLHMSPEDRHKHNQERIVKYSDLLSAADTQSEDLQIVIPPGPRLGDVVVEADQVRKAFGDILLMDGMSFTVPPGAIVGIIGPNGAGKTTLFRMLTGNEEPDDGTLRLGQSVKLAYVEQSREKLDPQQTVWEAISGGKDTIRLGDREVNSRAYVARFNITGAEQQRKVGELSGGVRNRVHLAMMVKEGANLLLLDEPTNDLDVNTMRALEDALQSFAGSAMIISHDRWFLDRVATHILAFEGESQVVWFDGNFSEYEEDKKRRLGQDALQPQRIKYRKLTR, from the coding sequence ATGAGCCACGACGAACCGAACAAGATCATCTACTCCATGATGGGAGTGAGCAAGCACTACAACCACCAGCCGGTAATCAAGGACATCTCCCTGTCCTACTTCTACGGGGCCAAGATCGGGGTCATTGGCCTGAACGCCTCGGGCAAGAGCTCTCTTTTGCGGATCATGGCCGGGGTGGACCAGGACTTTGAGGGCGAGACCCATCTGGCTCCGGGGTACAGCGTGGGCTATCTGGAGCAGGAACCCGAGCTGGACCAGGCCAAGACCGTGCGGGATGTGGTGGCCGAAGGCGCGCAGGAAGCCTTTGACCTCCTGCAGGAGTTCGAGGAAATCAACGCCAAGTTTGCCGAACCCATGGACGACCAGGCCATGGATAAGCTGATCAATCGCCAGGCCGAGGTCCAGTCCAAGCTGGACGCGGTCAATGCCTGGGATATCGAGAGCCGTCTGGATATGGCCATGGAGGCCCTGCGCTGCCCTCCCGGAGACACGCAGGTCGCAAACATATCCGGGGGGGAGAAGCGGCGGGTGGCCCTGTGCCGCCTGCTCATCCGCCAGCCGGACATCCTGCTCCTGGACGAGCCCACCAACCACCTGGATGCGGAGACCGTGGCCTGGCTGGAACACCATCTGCAGGCCTACCCCGGCACGGTAATCGCCGTGACCCACGACCGCTATTTCCTGAACAACGTGGCCGGCTGGATCCTGGAGCTGGACCGGGGGGTGGGCGTGCCATGGAAGGGCAACTACGCCTCCTGGCTGGAGCAGAAAAAGACCAAGATGCAGCAGGAAAAACGGGTGGACAAGAAGTGGCGGACCACCCTGGCCCGAGAGCTGGAGTGGCTGCATATGAGCCCCGAGGACCGGCACAAGCACAACCAGGAGCGGATCGTCAAGTACTCCGATCTGCTCTCAGCAGCCGACACCCAGAGTGAAGACCTGCAGATCGTCATCCCCCCGGGACCCCGCCTGGGCGACGTGGTGGTCGAGGCCGATCAGGTGCGCAAGGCCTTCGGGGACATCCTGCTCATGGACGGCATGTCCTTTACCGTTCCTCCGGGAGCCATCGTGGGCATCATCGGACCCAACGGGGCCGGGAAAACCACCCTATTCCGCATGCTGACCGGAAATGAAGAGCCGGACGACGGCACCCTGCGCCTGGGCCAGAGCGTCAAGCTGGCCTACGTGGAGCAGAGCAGGGAGAAGCTGGATCCACAGCAGACGGTCTGGGAGGCCATCAGCGGGGGCAAGGACACCATCCGCCTGGGGGACAGGGAGGTCAACTCCCGGGCCTATGTGGCCCGGTTCAATATCACCGGCGCTGAGCAGCAGCGCAAGGTTGGCGAGCTCTCCGGCGGGGTGCGCAACCGGGTCCATCTGGCCATGATGGTCAAGGAAGGGGCCAACCTCCTCCTGTTGGACGAGCCGACCAACGATCTGGACGTGAACACCATGCGGGCCTTGGAAGACGCCCTGCAGAGCTTTGCCGGCAGCGCCATGATCATCAGCCACGACCGCTGGTTCCTGGACCGGGTGGCCACCCATATCCTGGCCTTTGAAGGCGAAAGCCAGGTGGTCTGGTTCGACGGCAACTTCAGCGAATACGAGGAGGACAAGAAGCGCCGCCTGGGCCAGGACGCCCTGCAGCCGCAGCGGATCAAGTACCGAAAGCTGACTAGATAG
- a CDS encoding type II toxin-antitoxin system RelE family toxin, with the protein MSWTILYHHAIEDDLESVGRSAARRIVRAIDAKLARAPLQFGSPLSGNLADFRKLRVGDYRVVYQVHENKVVVFVLAVGPRRDKEIYRTALKRNIY; encoded by the coding sequence ATGTCATGGACCATCCTCTACCATCATGCAATCGAAGACGATTTGGAAAGCGTTGGTCGGTCTGCGGCGCGCAGAATAGTGCGTGCCATAGATGCGAAACTTGCCCGTGCCCCGTTGCAGTTTGGTTCTCCACTATCCGGAAATCTGGCCGATTTTCGAAAACTGCGGGTTGGCGATTACCGCGTGGTATATCAGGTCCACGAAAATAAGGTTGTGGTCTTTGTTCTGGCTGTTGGCCCAAGAAGAGATAAAGAAATCTACAGAACGGCATTGAAAAGAAATATATACTGA
- a CDS encoding AbrB/MazE/SpoVT family DNA-binding domain-containing protein, with translation MSHTIKLTSKRQATFPVQLCRELGIQPGDELVLERKELEEGPVWILTSQKQHSQTWFGRLSKYASGKSHEMEDIRTSIGSGLGRKI, from the coding sequence ATGAGTCATACTATCAAGCTTACGAGCAAACGACAGGCTACCTTTCCTGTACAGCTATGCCGGGAGCTTGGCATTCAGCCTGGGGATGAACTTGTGCTGGAGCGAAAAGAACTTGAGGAAGGTCCAGTTTGGATCCTAACATCCCAGAAACAACACTCTCAAACTTGGTTTGGCCGTTTGAGCAAATACGCTTCAGGCAAGAGCCATGAGATGGAAGACATCCGCACATCTATTGGATCAGGTCTGGGAAGGAAAATATGA
- a CDS encoding DUF362 domain-containing protein: MSRVLIEPADYTTCLPAVRKALELFPQDMAGKKVLIKPNVLRIAKPEEGVVTHPALLQAVVRAVEDYKPASIVVGDNPGLFNYGDNERCFEQSGLMEAAQGYYQNIGTDSVQMDFDPELLPRVGVSKAVLDADVVISLPKFKTHGLTVITGAIKNSYGILPGGLKAKLHKASKTPERFQETIVDVFRLRVPDLFIMDAVVGMEGNGPASPDLRDIGRILAADNAVAMDAVMASMMGLDPGRLRSLHKARDLGLGDFDPQGIEIIGDLVRIPDFKLPPLGGEDHMANADIQEMMRSKAGLKPRADPELCTGCGECIEHCPVSALEMGEDNIPEVDADTCITCFCCQELCPEKAMSLQ, encoded by the coding sequence ATGTCCCGTGTGCTTATTGAACCAGCTGATTATACCACCTGCCTGCCGGCTGTGCGCAAGGCCCTGGAGCTTTTTCCCCAGGATATGGCCGGCAAGAAGGTGCTGATAAAACCCAATGTCCTGCGCATCGCCAAGCCGGAGGAAGGGGTGGTCACCCATCCGGCCCTGCTCCAGGCAGTGGTCCGGGCGGTGGAAGACTACAAGCCGGCCTCGATCGTGGTCGGGGACAACCCCGGCCTGTTCAACTATGGGGACAACGAGCGCTGCTTTGAGCAGAGCGGGCTGATGGAGGCCGCCCAGGGCTACTATCAGAACATCGGGACGGATTCGGTCCAGATGGACTTTGATCCCGAGCTTTTGCCCCGGGTCGGGGTATCCAAGGCGGTCCTGGACGCGGACGTGGTCATCAGCCTGCCCAAGTTCAAGACCCACGGCCTGACCGTGATCACCGGGGCGATCAAGAACAGCTACGGCATCCTGCCGGGCGGACTCAAGGCCAAGCTGCACAAGGCCTCCAAGACCCCGGAGCGGTTTCAGGAAACCATTGTGGATGTCTTCCGGCTCCGGGTCCCGGACCTGTTCATTATGGACGCCGTGGTGGGCATGGAAGGCAACGGTCCGGCCTCTCCGGACCTGCGGGACATCGGCCGCATCCTGGCCGCGGACAATGCAGTGGCCATGGATGCGGTGATGGCTTCCATGATGGGCCTGGATCCGGGACGGCTGCGCTCCCTGCACAAGGCCAGGGATCTGGGCCTGGGAGATTTTGATCCGCAGGGCATTGAGATCATAGGCGATCTGGTGCGGATTCCGGACTTCAAGCTCCCGCCCCTTGGCGGGGAGGACCATATGGCCAATGCCGATATCCAGGAGATGATGCGGAGCAAGGCCGGACTCAAGCCCCGGGCCGATCCGGAGCTGTGCACCGGGTGCGGGGAGTGCATCGAGCACTGTCCGGTCTCGGCCCTGGAGATGGGCGAGGACAACATCCCGGAGGTGGATGCCGATACCTGCATCACCTGCTTCTGCTGCCAGGAGCTGTGTCCGGAAAAGGCCATGAGTCTTCAGTGA
- a CDS encoding thioredoxin domain-containing protein produces MSDTPGPGNHLIHEKSPYLLQHAFNPVDWHPWSEDAFALARQTDRPLFVSIGYATCHWCHVMEHESFEDQDVAQALNQGFVSIKVDREERPDIDQIYMNACRLISGRGGWPLTVVMTPDAKPFFAATYIPKHSRFGQPGLLDLLAQITRMWTHDRDRVLDSARKVAGALQGLTPEASTVTLDESVLKAAFDGLADRYDPEYGGFGQAPKFPAPHNLLFLLRYWKRSGSTTALDMVRTTLQAMRRGGIFDQLGFGFHRYSTDRTWLVPHFEKMLYDQAMLVLALAEAYAHTGDDFYPQVIGETIGYLTQDMRHPSGAFYSAEDADSEGEEGKFYVWTNQDIEEVLTPEEAKLAKTVFGLTLEGNYTDEASGRRTGANILHLPRPLHQAAESLGEDPQDLSAQLETIRSKLLAARSRRPRPLLDDKILTDWNGLMIAALARAGQVADNRQYVQDAQSAAEFILDQMHDSGRLLHRYRDGQAAIPGMLDDYAFFIWGLLELYSAVHDPRYLSLAQDLTRTCLDHFRDLKQGGFYLTPDDGEELLTRPQEVTDGAIPSGNSVMLSNLLRLAAMAGDPEPDRRARELIAAFSGTVTEIPAGCTFFLCGLDMALNSSG; encoded by the coding sequence ATGTCAGACACACCAGGCCCTGGAAATCACTTGATCCACGAGAAAAGCCCCTATCTCTTGCAGCATGCCTTCAACCCGGTGGACTGGCACCCCTGGTCCGAAGATGCCTTTGCCCTGGCCAGACAGACGGATCGTCCCCTTTTCGTGTCCATCGGCTACGCCACCTGCCACTGGTGTCACGTCATGGAACACGAATCCTTTGAGGATCAGGACGTGGCCCAGGCCTTGAACCAAGGATTTGTTTCCATCAAGGTGGACCGGGAGGAGCGCCCGGACATCGACCAGATCTATATGAACGCCTGCCGCCTGATCTCCGGACGGGGCGGCTGGCCCCTGACCGTGGTCATGACCCCGGACGCAAAGCCTTTCTTCGCCGCCACCTATATCCCCAAGCATAGCCGCTTCGGCCAGCCCGGGCTTTTGGATCTTCTGGCCCAGATCACACGGATGTGGACCCACGACCGGGATCGGGTGCTGGACTCGGCCCGGAAGGTGGCCGGGGCGCTGCAAGGCCTGACCCCCGAAGCCTCCACGGTCACCCTGGACGAATCCGTGCTCAAGGCTGCCTTCGACGGCCTTGCTGACCGCTACGATCCGGAATACGGCGGCTTTGGGCAGGCCCCGAAGTTCCCCGCCCCGCACAACCTTCTGTTTCTGCTCCGCTATTGGAAGCGGTCTGGAAGCACTACGGCCTTGGACATGGTGCGTACCACGCTCCAGGCCATGCGCCGGGGCGGCATCTTCGACCAGCTGGGCTTTGGGTTCCACCGCTACTCCACGGACCGGACCTGGCTGGTGCCCCATTTTGAAAAGATGCTCTACGACCAGGCCATGCTGGTCCTGGCTCTGGCCGAAGCCTATGCGCACACCGGGGACGACTTCTATCCCCAGGTCATAGGAGAGACCATCGGCTATCTCACGCAGGATATGCGCCATCCCTCCGGCGCCTTCTATTCCGCCGAAGATGCCGACAGTGAGGGGGAAGAAGGGAAGTTCTACGTATGGACCAACCAGGACATCGAGGAGGTGCTCACCCCGGAGGAAGCCAAGCTGGCCAAAACGGTCTTCGGCCTCACTCTGGAAGGAAATTATACGGACGAGGCCAGCGGACGCCGGACCGGGGCGAACATTCTGCATCTTCCCCGCCCCTTGCACCAGGCAGCCGAAAGCCTGGGAGAAGACCCCCAAGACCTTTCAGCGCAGCTGGAGACCATCCGTTCCAAGCTCTTGGCCGCCCGCAGCCGCCGCCCCCGCCCCTTGCTGGACGACAAGATCCTTACCGACTGGAACGGCTTGATGATCGCCGCCCTGGCCCGGGCCGGACAGGTGGCGGACAACCGGCAGTACGTCCAGGACGCACAATCCGCTGCTGAGTTCATCCTGGACCAGATGCACGACAGTGGACGCCTCCTGCACCGCTACCGGGACGGGCAGGCGGCCATTCCCGGCATGCTCGACGACTACGCCTTCTTTATCTGGGGATTGCTCGAGCTGTATTCAGCCGTCCACGATCCCCGCTATCTGTCCCTGGCCCAGGATCTGACCCGCACATGCCTGGATCACTTCCGGGACTTGAAGCAGGGGGGCTTCTATCTGACCCCGGACGACGGAGAAGAGCTTCTGACCAGACCTCAGGAGGTCACCGACGGGGCCATTCCCTCCGGCAACAGCGTCATGCTCTCCAACCTGCTCCGCCTGGCCGCCATGGCCGGGGACCCGGAACCGGATCGCAGGGCCCGGGAATTGATCGCCGCCTTTTCCGGGACCGTGACCGAGATACCGGCCGGATGCACCTTTTTCCTCTGCGGGTTGGATATGGCCCTGAACAGCTCCGGATGA
- a CDS encoding type II toxin-antitoxin system MqsA family antitoxin, with protein sequence MKCRLCGGNMESIRTDLPFKLEDHRIIVVKDVPVEQCIFCGEYELTDTVMEQLEILFDSMDESSELEVRRFAA encoded by the coding sequence ATGAAATGCCGATTATGTGGCGGGAACATGGAGAGTATCCGGACAGATCTTCCTTTTAAACTTGAAGATCACCGGATCATTGTGGTCAAGGATGTCCCAGTGGAGCAATGTATTTTCTGTGGTGAGTACGAATTGACAGATACCGTAATGGAGCAACTGGAAATACTTTTCGATTCCATGGATGAGTCATCAGAGCTTGAAGTGAGACGGTTCGCTGCATAA
- a CDS encoding type II toxin-antitoxin system HicB family antitoxin — translation MKFRAVIKQTDGWWIGWLVDLPGVNAQEETKEELLESLKVGAQEMLEAEVPFEPGFMMDAIDIPEPEWA, via the coding sequence ATGAAATTCAGAGCCGTTATAAAGCAAACCGATGGCTGGTGGATTGGCTGGTTGGTGGATCTGCCCGGTGTCAATGCTCAGGAAGAGACCAAAGAAGAACTTCTGGAGTCTCTCAAGGTTGGCGCTCAAGAAATGCTTGAAGCTGAAGTCCCCTTTGAACCTGGATTTATGATGGATGCTATAGACATACCTGAGCCTGAATGGGCTTAG